The Triticum dicoccoides isolate Atlit2015 ecotype Zavitan chromosome 6A, WEW_v2.0, whole genome shotgun sequence genome has a window encoding:
- the LOC119317332 gene encoding mitogen-activated protein kinase kinase kinase YODA-like codes for MPPWWGRSSSKEVKKSATENLIDTFQRFISPSEQKGSTKSRGGRRRGKDQTAEKRCWSTAHSRSTSPSKEVSRCQSFATDRAHAQPLPLPRSRAGVRRIVSDNPDSKPILEKSGTGHQLPLPALNRLANASVSSNSSIDSDDRADSQLQSPAGNEVTNVTAPSSSSGVRKECSGATTRRSTKEVTKPRNAFPSNQILSTSPSGAVTDSYQPSLQNSRQVALESAPNSLMSSPSQSPRTIFPDQIPTSAFWAVKPQPDVVFLGSGQCSSPGSGQTSGHNSVGGDMLAQFFWQPSRGSPECSPIPSPRMTSPGPSSRVHSGSVSPLHPRAGGIVPESPTSRRDEGKKRQTHRLPLPPLSISNSSPFLPNNSAPTSPISRSPGRSENPPSPGPRWKKGKLIGRGTFGHVYAGFNSDRGQMCAMKEVTLFSDDPKSKESAKQLGQEISLLSRLQHPNIVRYYGSETVEDKLYIYLEFVSGGSIHKLLQEYGQFGEQAIRNYTKQILLGLAFLHATNTVHRDIKGANILVDPKGRVKLADFGMAKHINGQQCPFSLKGSPYWMAPEVIKNSSGCNLAVDIWSLGCTVLEMATSKPPWSEYEGIAAMFKIGNSKELPPIPDHLSEEGKDFIRQCLQRDPSSRPTAVDLLQHSFVRSASPLERPAASVPLEQLAAISCKPSSKVVGQAKNMPSLGLEGQSIYQRRAAKFSSTNSGIHIWSNTSCPVSPCGSPLLRSRSPQHQNGRMSPSPISSPRATSGASSPVGGVHGAIPFSHARQPAYSNEGFTIAPRGLDKNLPTRPPDPVLGHFGRAQQFSTGTQERVISECDILRPQTGKMRRLNVQDLNATTLPSKHVSQHGSGSHVRLKPSLDLTSGNQRLVRNHGH; via the exons ATGCCACCATGGTGGGGAAGGTCTTCATCCAAAGAAGTAAAGAAGTCGGCCACAGAAAATCTAATTGACACATTTCAGCGGTTCATAAGTCCAAGTGAGCAAAAGGGGAGCACAAAATCACGAGGGGGTCGCAGACGTGGTAAAGACCAAACTGCTGAGAAACGTTGCTGGTCTACTGCCCACTCACGCTCCACATCCCCTTCAAAAGAGGTTTCTCGCTGTCAAAGCTTTGCAACAGATAGAGCACATGCACAACCACTCCCTCTTCCTAGATCACGTGCTGGGGTGAGACGTATTGTATCTGATAATCCCGACTCAAAGCCCATTTTGGAGAAGAGTGGTACAGGACATCAACTACCACTGCCAGCCCTGAACCGGCTTGCAAATGCTTCTGTCTCCAGCAACAGTTCTATTGACAGTGATGATCGTGCAGATTCTCAACTTCAGAGCCCCGCAGGAAACGAGGTGACCAATGTTACAGCACCGAGTAGTTCAAG CGGTGTgcgtaaagagtgttcaggtgctACCACCAGAAGGAGCACCAAGGAAGTGACAAAGCCAAGAAATGCTTTTCCTAGTAACCAAATTCTGTCTACATCTCCAAGTGGTGCTGTCACTGACAGTTACCAACCTAGTTTGCAAAATTCACGACAAGTTGCTCTTGAGAGTGCTCCAAATAGTTTGATGTCAAGCCCTTCTCAAAGCCCAAGAACAATATTTCCTGACCAGATTCCAACATCAGCTTTTTGGGCGGTTAAGCCTCAGCCAGACGTAGTTTTCCTTGGGTCTGGTCAGTGCTCCAGTCCAGGCTCAGGGCAAACATCTGGGCATAATTCAGTGGGAGGTGATATGCTAGCTCAGTTCTTTTGGCAGCCTAGCCGAGGTAGTCCAGAGTGTTCACCAATTCCAAGCCCAAGAATGACGAGTCCTGGTCCAAGTTCAAGGGTGCATAGCGGAAGTGTGTCTCCGTTGCATCCAAGGGCTGGTGGGATTGTACCTGAATCTCCAACTAGCCGGCGTGATGAGGGGAAGAAAAGGCAAACCCACCGATTGCCTCTTCCACCATTAAGCATCTCTAACAGTTCCCCATTTTTACCGAACAACTCCGCACCAACAAGTCCTATATCTCGTAGTCCTGGTAGATCAGAGAATCCACCCAGTCCTGGACCACGGTGGAAGAAGGGAAAGCTGATTGGGCGTGGCACATTCGGCCATGTATATGCTGGCTTCAACAG TGATAGAGGCCAAATGTGTGCAATGAAGGAGGTTACCCTTTTCTCAGATGATCCCAAGTCAAAAGAAAGTGCAAAACAGTTGGGCCAG GAAATATCACTTCTGAGCCGTCTGCAACATCCAAATATTGTACGATACTATGGATCTGAAACG GTTGAAGATAAGCTTTATATATACCTGGAGTTTGTGTCCGGTGGATCCATCCACAAACTTCTCCAGGAGTATGGACAGTTTGGTGAACAAGCAATTCGGAATTATACTAAGCAAATACTTTTGGGCTTAGCTTTTTTGCACGCGACGAATACAGTTCACAG GGATATTAAAGGTGCAAACATATTAGTAGACCCTAAAGGCCGCGTAAAGCTTGCTGACTTCGGAATGGCGAAACAC atcAATGGGCAGCAGTGTCCTTTCTCACTTAAGGGTAGCCCATACTGGATGGCTCCTGAG GTTATAAAGAATTCGAGCGGATGCAACCTTGCTGTTGACATATGGAGTTTAGGATGCACAGTTCTAGAGATGGCTACCTCAAAACCTCCATGGAGCGAATATGAAGGG ATTGCTGCAATGTTCAAGATAGGTAACAGCAAGGAGCTTCCACCAATACCGGACCACCTTTCTGAAGAGGGCAAGGATTTCATACGTCAGTgcctgcaacgtgatccatctagcCGTCCAACAGCTGTGGATCTTTTGCAGCATTCATTTGTACGAAGTGCATCACCACTTGAAAGACCAGCTGCCTCTGTTCCATTGGAACAGTTGGCTGCTATATCTTGCAAACCAAGTTCTAAG GTGGTTGGGCAGGCCAAAAATATGCCCTCTTTGGGCTTGGAAGGGCAATCCATTTACCAAAGAAGAGCTGCCAAGTTTTCTTCAACAAACAG TGGGATTCATATTTGGAGTAATACATCTTGCCCAGTTTCTCCGTGTGGAAGCCCTCTTCTAAGGTCAAGATCCCCACAACATCAAAATGGTAGAATGTCACCATCTCCAATTTCTAGCCCCAGAGCTACTTCTGGTGCTTCCAGTCCTGTGGGAGGTGTCCATGGAGCTATTCCGTTTAGCCATGCCAGACAACCAGCTTACAGCAATGAGGGATTCACAATTGCACCGAGAGGCCTTGATAAAAACTTGCCTACCAGGCCTCCGGATCCGGTCCTTGGTCATTTTGGTAGAGCGCAGCAATTCTCGACAGGCACTCAGGAGAGGGTGATCTCTGAATGTGACATTCTGAGACCTCAGACTGGAAAAATGAGACGGCTCAATGTGCAAGATTTGAATGCTACCACATTGCCTTCCAAGCATGTTTCTCAGCATGGCTCTGGGAGTCACGTGAGGCTAAAACCTTCACTGGACTTGACATCTGGTAATCAGCGCCTTGTGCGCAACCATGGTCATTGA